In Nitrospirota bacterium, the genomic window GCGCTCTGCGCGACCTCCTCGATGGACAACGCCATCTCCGTGGCAGACGACGATGCGTTCGTCGAGGCCTGCGACATCTCTTCCGCGTTCTCGGCCACGCTCCTGATCGACGCCGACATCTCGCTCACGGTGCTTGCGCTCTGCTCCGTCGCCTCCTGCTGCACCCGCGCGCCCTCGCTCATCTTGACCGTCGCGCTGCTCATGAGCGCCGTTGCCTCGCCGAGGCTGGCCGCGGTCTGCTTGATCTTCCCGAGCATCTGCCGGAGGTTTGCCGACATCGTGTTGATGGCGATGCCCAGGGTCGCGATCTCCGTCTCTCCCCGGACATCGATCTCCCGCGAGAGGTTACCGGCCGCCATGCTGCTCGCGATGGTCACCTGCTCGCCAATCGGCTTCGTGATCACCCGGTCGACGAAAAGATAGACCAGGACCGTTGCGGCGGCGAAGCTGACGAACGCAACCATGAGCGCCCACAGGAGGAGGCTCCCGATCTGCTTGTTCACGGCGCTCTCCTTGAGCGCGATCCGGAACACGCCGAGCTGCTTGTTGTCAACGCTCATGATCGGGATCACCTTCTCATACTGGCCGCCCTTGTCCGTGGAATAGGAATGCACCAGGGGGCTCCGGGCGCCCAGCGCCGTCTTGCTCGCCGCATCGGTCAGCACCGAATTCTCCAGGGCCCGGTCGCTTGCGTAGAGCACGCGGCCATCCATGTCCATGATCATGGCGAGGGAGAGGTCCTTGTCTTCATCGCTCAGCGCGCGAAGCTTGTCACCCATGCCTTCCAGCGCATTCAGGGGAAGGCCGAATCCGACGGCCTTGACGATGTCCTTCCTGACGCCATCGGCCGTCGCCGCTGTCCGGGCGATCAGGGCTTCCCGGTACCGGCTGGTCGTGACAGAGATGTTCACGATCGCGTTGAACGCCAGCACGAGCAGGAGAATGCAGGCCGTCGCGAAGACGGCCCGTGCTTTCAGGTTCATGCGGGACAGGAGTTTCATTTTATGATCCTCGTCGCGTCGGTAATCAAGTCCATGGGCACCTTGATGCCGAGGGCGTTCGCCTCCTTGAGGTTCAGGACGAGTTCCACCAGCTTCGGGACCTCGGGCGGGATGCTCGCGGGGCTCTCGCCTCTGAGCAGCCGCGCGGCGATCCGCCCCGCTGCCTCTCCCTGTTCCACGGGGCTCGGCGCGAGGCTCAGGATAACGCCCTTCTCGCTGGAACCGCCGGTCTGGCTCACCGTCGGGATCTTGGACGCATGGGCGCTCTTCACGATCCCCTCCAGCGCCTCGTTGACCGCCGAGCTCATGGTGATGAACACGACGTCGGCCTTTCCGGCGAAGACGAGTTTCCGGGCGTCATCGGGCTTCTTGATAGGCATCCGCACGCTCTGGTACCCGTACTGGCCTTCGAGCTGGGTCAGTTCATCGGCCTGCCGCACCGAGTCCGGTTCGTTCTCGTTGTACACGACGGCGAGCTTCGTGAACGGCATCATTTTGCGGAGATACTTGAGCAGGCTGGTCATCGGAACCTTGCAGCTGATCCCCGTGACGTTCCGCGCAGCTACGCCGATTGCCTGCGGATCATAGACCCCGGCGTACACGATCGGGATGCTCTTCGTCTCCTTGAGCGCCGAGATCGCTGCGGGAGCGCCGTAGGCCACGATCACATTCACCTCGGCCACGGCCATTTTGCGGGCGGCGTTCGTCCAGGAGAGGGGGTCCGGGGACGGCATCTGGAGCAGGGTATCAACCTTGCGGTGATCGAACCCCTCCTTGCCGAGGGTGCCCGCAAACGCCTTGTGAACCTCCTGGTAGAAGCCCAGGTTCCCGGTCATGATAACTCCCACCGTCTTGTCCGCGGCAGAGGCGGTAGAGGCCACCAGGGCCAGGATTGCTGAGAGTAGCCATTGCTGTGGTTTCATAGTTCCTCCCCTACCATTTCATGGACAGGGTGGCCAATGTCAGTTTCACCGTGCCGTCCTGAGAGTTGTCGACCTTGTCGTCGTAATGCCGGTACTGATACCGGATCTCGCAGCTCGCCAGCCTCGTGAGCTGCATCTCGGCTCCAATGCTGTAGAGCGAGTCAACCACTTTCATGTCCGAAAGCTCGGAGATGCCTGACACATTCGTCACACCGTTGGCCCCCGCGATCACGAAGTTGCCGCGGGAGTAGCTCCTGCTCGCCGATCCGATCAGGTTCAGGCCCTCGGAGGGCGCGACGGTCAGCGTCAGCGAACCCATCTGGGAAGCATCGTTGTAGGGAACCCCGGGCTCCGTCGTCAACGCTCCCGACGTGCCGTCCGTAAGCGTGATCGTCTGGTTGACATCGTTCTTATACAGGCCGTAGCTCGCCGTGAGCGAGGAGCGGTTGCCGAGCATCACCGTCGCGCTGGCGAGCCCCTGGTCGCGCTTGGCGTCCCGGGTGCCGCCGCCGAGCGGAGCGCTGAGATTGTCCCGTGTTTCCCGGACCAGGGAGTAGCTCAGCATGGTGTTGAACTTCGGCGTCGGCGTCCAGGTGAGGACCGTGCGTGCCCCATGGGCCTTGTCGGGGTCCGTGGCATAGGCCGGATTGTCCACCTTGGTCTCGCTGACATCGGCGCGGAAGGACAGCTTGTTCATGATGCGGTAGGTCACGTTGATCTTTGCCGTGTTTTTTGTGGTGCTCTGGGGCAGGTCCCAGAAGGCCGGGTTCGTCGACCCGTCTATGTTCGTGTTGGTGCGGTCGGTCTTGTCGCCCACGTACTCGCCCCGGAGCGTCAGGCGGTCGGTGGCCCGGTAGCGGACCACTCCGCTCACCGTGTCCCGCGTTGACGAGATGGACTGGCGCACATCGATCGGCGTGATGCCCGTCGCCGTGTTAAAGACCGCCGGGTTCGTCACTTCCGTGTCATAGTGGCGGTATTTGACGGTCAGGATCACGCTCGTCACTGGCATGAACATCAGGTCGCCCGCCGCGTTCGTGAACTTCGCCTTTGCGCTGCTGTCCTCGTTCTGGTGGTCCCCGTTCGAGTACGTGCCGGACAGCACGAGCCTGCCCGAATAGGACGTATGCAGCTTGACCGTGTCCGTGGAGGACTTGAGGTCAGGGACCAGATTGTGGGGACCTCCCGCATCTGCGTCGGTCAGAAACTTCTGATCGAGGACCGCGAGCTTCATCTCCGTATGGCTGTAGTCAGCCTCGACGGGACCCAGGTGGCTGTTCAAGCCGACCCGGTACTCGCTCGTGTTCCAGTCGATGGGTCTTGATTCGGAAACCTTGTTCAGACCGCCAAGGGTCAGGAAGCGCTGCTGGACCAGCCCCTCCTTGTCCAGGGTTACTGCCTCGACGTAGAGATGGAGGGGGAAGTCGGGGGTCTTGAACCGAACGGACCCCCTGCGCAGCTGGCTCTCGACGCCGTAGAGATCAAAGGGGTTCAGGTCCGTGAAGCTCGGCGACGGCGTTGACAGGTCGTCTGCCCCGAAGCTATAATGATCCAGATTATGGAACAGGCCACGCGTGAGGCCGTTGATCAGGACGAGATCGCCGAACGCGTAGTTCACCTCGCCGAAGTAGTCCTTATTGTTCAGGAAGTAGGATTCGAGCAGGAAGCGCTGCGGAAGGGGGTCCCACTCCATGTCGAACCCGCCGGCGGGTGACGACTTCAGATGGTCGTACTCCCCTGCTTTAGTGTTTCCGTTCTGATCCACCCCGTACCAGCCTGCGCCGACCCGGAACTCGGGCGGGACCTCCAGTTTCGTTTCTGTCGCCTTCTCTTCGGGCGCCTGTTGTGCCAGAAGCGGAGAGGCCCAGAGCATCAGGAATGCGATTGAATAGATGATTTTCTTCATAACAATGAGCCTCCTCTAACGTACGAAAGTGCCCTGGCCGGTCGCCGAAGGCGTATCGGTACCATGGATCTGGGAATGACAGTCGGTGCAGCGGGTGTAGTATGCCCGCTTCTGCTCTGCCGTGGTCGCTCCCGAAATCGGGTGGGTCGGGTGGCACTGGAGGCAGAGGAACGGCTCCCGCGCCGTGAGCAGGTTGTTGTTCACCGATCCATGGGGGAGATGGCAGGTGCGGCAGTCGTCGTTCAGGTCCGCGTGCTCGTACACGAAGGGGCCTGCCTTCTCGGCATGGCACTGGGTGCACGTATCCTTCACCGTATCCCGGCGGAGGTTCTTCTCGCCGCTGCCGCCGTGCGGGTCGTGGCAGTCGGTGCAGAAGACCTTCTTCTCGGGAACGGGGTGGTGATTCGGCAGGCTGAAGGACGCCTCCACGTCCCTGTGGCAGCGCTCGCACATCTCCGCCACATCCCGCGGCTTCACCTTGAGGTTATGACTGCCGTGGATCCGGTGGCAGTCCGAGCAGGAGATATCGTTCACGGCATGGGTGCTTGCGTTCCAGTTGTGCAGGTTGAACGTGGCATTGGCAGCGTGGCATTTGAGACAGATAAGGGATTTCGCCGGCGCCGGCAGGTTCTTGATGTCCACCAGCGTTTTGAAGTCGCAGGGCGTCTTCTTTCCCACCTGTGCGTCGGCCGCGAGCTTCTGCGGTGTCAGCTGCTCGACGGCAAGGCTTCCGGGGCCGTGGCAGCTTTCGCAGTTCACGAGCGGCAGGCCCGATTCCCGCGAGAGCTGCGCGCCCATGGTCGAGAGGTCGAAGTCCCGGCGCCTCTTGTCATGCTCGTGGCACGCCTTGAGGCAGTTGTCGGTTCCGATATAGTCCGCGTCAAGCCGCCCCACGATCATTTTTTCATACTCCTTGATCGGCAGGAGCGGCCTCGATTCCTTGAGCGCAGCGCACCCGGCGACGAAAAAGGCGCCCAAGGCCACGACCGCCAGCCATTTTCTCCATAGAATGAATTGTTCCATTATAGACAACCTCCTTGTGCTGAGTATCGGTTAGGGCCGTTCCGCGGAAATGCCGATCACGCCGTTTGGCAGAAGATAGGTCATCGCCCCGTCACACCAGGCCGGCCGCCCGGGTCCGGGTGCGCAGATCGCCGTGAGCGTGGCGCCGGCGGAATAGTTCAGGACGCCGTCATCCAGCCAGTCGATCGAGTCATAAATGAGCCGCTTCGCATAGTACCGGTTATGCACGAAAGCGCCGGGCTCTTCCGTGCTGCTGAACACCACCAGGTTGACGGCTGCGCCCATGGTGTTCTTGCCCGTCGTGTTGCCGGTGATATCGGTGTCTCCCCTGAAGAGCCAGTTATTATTGGCGCTGCTCCTGATGATGGTGAAAGCCCCGGTGGCGCTTGCGCCGGTGTACACAGATGACAGCGTCAGCGTCGTCGCATCCCGGTTGTTGATCTTGTACCACGTCCCATCGCTGTCAAGGCGGAAATAGTCGCCCGTCGTGCCCGAACCAGGCAATCCCACATCGAGGGTGAGAGGATTGGCTCCGGTTATCGTGACCGTCGCGCTGGCCGAAGTTACCGATGCCGTGGCGTTGTTCTGCAGCGAGAAGCCAGACGTGGTCGTTGACGCGCCGAGATAGTTCGTCGTCAAGGTAATCTGGGTATCGGAGTCAACGGAAGCGATGGAATACCAGACGCCGTTCTTGTCTACCCGGAACTTGTCTCCTGTTGCTATCAGGCTCGTCCAATTCGTATTGGTTCCGGTGACGATCGGCGAGCTGTATGTAACCGATACCGTTTCGTTCCTGCGGATGGTATAACTGACCCCGCTCGCCGAAGTAAAGGTCGCGCCGGTATAGGGCGTGGAGAGCGTGATCTGGGTCGCAAGGTCCACGGAGGCAATGGGGTACCATGCCCCGTCACTGTCAATGCGGAACTGATCGCCCGGATCGAGTGAAAGCGCAGTCCAGTTCGTCTTTATGCCGGTTATGACCGCGCTTCCGGTCACTGCGGTCACGGTTCCCGCCGTAATCAAGGACAGGTTCCTGGCGCGGTAAAAAGTGTTGCTGCCCGTTCTTTGGTAGAATCCGGCCTGATCCAGCACTTTCTGAAGGGCGCTCTGCGCGTTGGCGAACAAGTTCTTTTCGTTATTGATCATGGCAACAAAGGAAGAGTCGTTCAGGCCGTGGCATTTTGAGCAGACCTCGCTCGGAATGCTCGTGATGCTGCCCGTGATGCTCGAGATGACTGTTTGGTTGTCGTCGAACGCGGCCGGAAAGAACAGATGATCGCCGACGCCGTTCGGGCGGGACATATGACAGCCGACGCAGGGACCGTTCGTTCCCGTGTCCGGGGCGCCGGCCGTGCCGATTTTGTCGTGCAGGTATCTGGCGATATTCGTGTAATCCCTGCCGCTGTAGTTGTATCCCGCGGTCCGGAACATGACGGCGCCGACCATGAAGTGGTGGCCGTCGATGATCGTCCGGTTCGTGAAATCCACGGGGACCACCGCCCCGACGTTCATGTTCTTGATCGAATCTCCGTTCTGCCTGCCGGTATGGCAGGGCATGCAGATATTCGAGCCTGCCAGGTCCGGATAGGCAAAGGAAGCCACCGAGCTGATCGTGGCGACCGCCGGGGGGGTCACATAAAAGCTGTAGCTGTAATCCGCGGTATACGGGCCGGGATTGCGCAGGGCGCCCTTGTTGTCCGAGTGGCAGCCCGTGCATTCGAGCAGCTCGGGTTTCCAGCTCGCGGCCGAGGGCACCGGGAAGGTGGCAAGGGTCCCGTACAGGATGGCCTTGGCCTGAACGGCATTGCCGCTTGCCAGAGCGTCGGCATATTGTGCATACCCGGTCGTCGTATGACACCGCTGACACGTCGGGCTTCTGGACCAGTTGGTTCTCGACCACGCCTCGCTCGGCGCCCGCGAAGCGTGCGCCGACTCCGCCCACTCGTTACTGATAGCGATATCGCTGTTCTTGTGAGGGTTGTGACAGTCGGTACAGACCGTCTCGCGCGAAAAGTCCATGGCGTAACCCGTCGGGGTTATGGAACCAAAGCTCGTGAGAGCGGTGGCGAAGTGGGTATCGGTGATGATCAGATTGTTACCGCTGGCACTCGCCGCCTCTGCTCCTCCCGCGTCATGCGCCGCGACTACGGTCCCCGTGCCCGTTGAATTCAGCAGTTCATGGCAGTACGTGCACATGACGAACTGACCGGACAGGGTAACGGTCGGACCGCTGCCAAGGACGGTACCGGTTGTGTTCGAAAGGAGCGATATGGGCTGCACGCCGCCCGCGTTCGCGTGCAGACTGCCGGGGCCGTGGCAGGCTTCGCAGCCAACGACCGGACGGGCCGTCGTCCCCAGAGAGCCTGCGAGCGCCACACGCGCGCTGTCCCCGTTCGGGTTATGGCAGTTCTTGGTGCAGGTGCCTATCTGGCCGAGCGTCGGACTTCCCGGGCTGCCCAGGTCTCCCGCCGGGTTCAGGTTCGCGTGCGTCGTGGAGAGCCAATCCGCTGCCGTGTCCGTGTGGCAGCCCGCGCAGACGTCGATGCCCGCGGTCGGCGTCGATGCCGAGAGCACCGTTCCCGATGCCGGCGGCCTGTTCTCCGTGCTGGATCCGCACCCGTTGAGCGCTGCGGCAACCAGCATCGCGCCCAGCAGAGCGAACGCCATTCTGCTTCCTCTTTTCTGCTTCATACTCGTACCTCCCCCTTTTTGGATACGAGGGACAGAGGACGGTCGTTTCGCTTTCACGCGACGCTTCACCGGCCGTCAATCGCCTCTCGCACATTTCTTATTGGATCATGTCCCCAATGCCCGCTCCACATCGAGCAGGATATACAGCTTGTCGTCCTTCCGCGCGATACCCTTCAGGTATTCCGCACCGTGCTCAATCGTTTCCGGTACCGGCCGTATGGCCTCGGGATGGATCTTGACGACTCCCGACACGCGGTCGACAATGAGCCCCGCGTCCTCATCGGTCACGCTCACGACCAGGATACGCGACTTCTCGTCCCGTGCGGACGCAGGGAGACCGAGACGCTTTGAAAGGGCGATCACCGGAAGGACGGCGCCGCGCAGTGCGGTCACGCCCAGGACATAGTTGGGGGCGTTCGGCACGGGCGTCAGGTCCCTGCTCTTCAGCACTTCCTTCACGTCGTCGACCATGACCGCATAGTGTTCGTCGCCGAGACGGAACGAGAGCATCTCGAGCTCCTGTTCCTGTTGCTCCTCAGCGACCGGTTCTGGCGGTGGACCGGCTTCGGCCTCTTCGCCCGCAGGAGAAGTGTCCTCGGGAACGGCCGCCGCAGGTAACGCTTCGACGGCCTGTTCGGGCTGCCCATGCTGCGACAGATCCTCATTGACCCCCGGCGCAGCAGGTGCGGTCTCCGCCGCCTGCTCCTTGACGGTACTTGCGCGGGCACGTTCCGCCGCTTTTTTCCGGGCTGCCAAAATGTCCATACGTCGCTAACGCTCCACTGAAAATTCCAAAGTGCAAATTTAAAATTGCAATTGATCTTCCCTTTGACTTCCTGTTCCCCTGCGCAATTTACAATTTGCGCTTTGCCTTTCGAGATCCCGGTTCATTGATCTCTTACGACGCTCTCGATGATCTCGGGGCCGATGATTTCGACGCCTCTGCCGAACCCTTCGAGCAGGGCATTCCCGGCGATGATATTGATGCGCCTCGGCACTCCGCCGCTCTCGCGGAACAGGAGTTCGAGCGCTCCCTCATCGAAGAGCCTGGCCTCCCTGCCCGCGACCCTGAGCCGGTGCGCTACGTACTCCCGCGTTTCCTGTGCTTCCAGCGGCCCCAGATGGAACTGCATGGCGACCCGCTGGCGGAGCGCCCGGTACGGACGACGATCGAGCCGGTCCCTCAGCTCGGTCTGGCCGATCAGGACAAGCGCCAGGAGGTTCCGGTCATCGAGCTGGAAGTTCGTGAGCAGCCGCAACTCCTCGAAGGTGGCCTTGCCGGGGATGAGCTGCGCTTCGTCGATAATGAGGACGGTCCGCTTCCCGGCCTCGAAGAGCTCGAACAGTTTTGCGTTGATCGCCTCAAGGAGGCCGTGACGCTGCCGGCCGGCATCCTCGATCCCCAGCCGCAGGGCGACCATCTGCAGGAGCTGGGACGGCGAAAGCCGCGGGTTGATGATGAGGACCGGATGGTAGCTCCGGTCCATCCAGTCGATCAGAGCCCGGGACAGGGTCGTCTTGCCCGATCCGATCTCGCCGGTCAGGAGCACGATGTCCTGCTCGTCCACGGCGAGTTGCATCCTGGCCAACGCTTCGGCGTGCTTGGCGCCTTGAAAAAGGAAGCGCGGGTCCGGCGTCTTGTTGAAGGGCTTTTCCTTTAAGCCGTAGAATTCCTCGTACATATCAGTCAGATGACAGAGAGCAGAACACTGGCAACTGCGGGCCTGACCAATGCTTTCAGGCTGTCCGACGATTGACCGTCAGTCTTCTGACATCGGGATTTCGGTCTTTTCCTTTCCTATCTTATCGGCCCTGCCGAAGTTTTCTTTAGCACGCCCTCCATGAGGGACTCCACGTCCAGCACCAGCACGACACCGCGCCGGTCGCCCAATTCGGTTGCGCCGGCAATACCCCGCACCTTCGAAAGCCGTTTTCCCATGGGCTTGATAACGATTTCCTGCTGGTCCCGCAGCGCCTCCACCACGATGCCGAGCCGGCGCTCGGCGAGGCCCACGATGATAAGATACAGGGATGAACGCCCTTCCCGGACCGGCAGCATGAATGCCTCGGTGAGCCGCAGGAGCGGCACCGTTTCGTTGCGGATGGCGATGACCTCGCGTGTTTCAACGGTCTCCACCTGGTCCTCGGTGGTCCTGATGATCTCCAGGACGGAACTGAGCGGCACGGCAAACGTCTGTCCGCCGGCTTCCACGATAAGCGCCTTGATGATGGCGAGCGTGATCGGGAGTGTCATCGTGAACCGGCTGCCTTCGCCGATTTCCGTTTCGACGTCTATCATGCCCGAAAGCTTCGAAAGGTTCTTCTTCACGACGTCCATGCCCACGCCGCGGCCCGAGATTTCCGTGACCGTTTCCCGGGTGGTGAATCCCGGCAGGAAGACGAGGTCCAGGATCTCCTTGCGGTCCGTTTCGGGATCGAGCCCGTGGTCGGGCGTCAGCACGCCCTTCTCGACGGCCTTCGCGAGGATCTTCCGCGGGTCCATCCCCGCGCCATCGTCCTCCACGGTGATGACAACATGGTTTCCCTTCGGAGAAGCGGACAGCACCACCACGCCCTGTTCGGGCTTCCCGCCCTGTCTGCGGACTTCCGGAGATTCGATGCCGTGGTCAACGGCGTTCCGGATCAGGTGCATCAGCGGGTCGGCGAGGTCCTCGACCATCAGCTTGTCGAGCTCGGTCTCCTCGCCGGACAGCCGGAGGTCGATCTCCTTGCCCGCGTCCTTCGCGTATTTCCTGACCATCTGCGTCAGGCGGTTGAAGATCTGCCCGATCGGCACCATCCTGACCTCAAGGATGCCTTCCTGCAGTTCGTTCAGTTTGCGTTCGAGCCCCCGCTGCGCCTTGTGCAGGTCTGCGGCAAGGCTGCTGGCGCCCTGCTGGGACTTGAGCTCCCGCACGATGCGACCTATGATGTTCTTGACGAGGTGCATTTCGCCTACGGTGTTCATCAGGCTGTCGAGTTTGTAAATGTCGACGCGGACCGTATTGCTGACGGACCGGAGCCCGGCTTCCTGCCGCGGTTCCTCGGCCTTCCGTCCCTCCACGTAGGGAACCTGCTCGATTGCCGCGTTGGGCACGGTGACCGACGCCTTCAGTTCATCGCGCGACTTGGCCGTCCCGACCATGATCGTGAAGCCGATGCCGCTACCCCCGGCGCCCGCCGTGGGAAGCGTGCAGATGATCTCGGCTTCCTTCTTGAGCGTTTCGTTGAGCCCCGTGATGCCCGCTTCAAAATCGGCCAGCTCGAAGACGACCTTGACGAGAAACAGGTTCTTGCGTCCCCTGATATTCTCCTTCAGCCGGAATTCCTCGTACTCGGTCAGCACCTGGAGCAGCCCCCGGTCGAGATCGATCTCGTTCAGGACCGACCGGTCGGAAGCGGCCGCGGGCTTCGCCTGGAGGACCGCGTCGATCCGCTCGACCATGGGTGCGATCTCTTCCGGCTCCTGCCCGCTGCCCGCCTGCTGGACCAGGCGGCCGAGCAGCGCCGCCGCATCGAAGAGGACATCGAGCGCCTCGCGGCTCAACCCCACCTTGCCGAGCCGGACCTCATCGAGCAGGAACTCCATCTTGTGGGACAGGTCAGCCGGCACCTTGAGGTCGAACATGCCGGCAAGCCCCTTGAAAGAGTGGATGGCGCGGAACAGCGCGTTCACCTGCTCGGGCTCCGGACGCCCCTCGCTCTGCCCGGACTCGATCGTGAGCAGCGCTTGGCTGGCGCTCTCGAGGATGTCCTCGGCCTCGGCAAGAAAATCTTTTATGTTCCGGTCTGACTTCATGGGTCGGTTCGCTCCCTGGAGGATGGGAAAATTTCAAGTGGTCGCTTCCTGTTCTCCATGTTCAATCTTCGCTGGTTCATGCGTCGGGCCGCCCCGCCGCCTATCAGCCGCCCAGCGCTCCCCTCACGGCCGACATCAGGTCTTCCTTGGTGAACGGCTTGATCACGTAGCTCGAGGCGCCGAGGGCGAGGCCCCGCTTCTTGTCCTCGTCGCTCTTTTCGGTGCTCACGATGATGAGCGGTATCTCCCGGTATGCCGGGTTGGACCTGACGAAACCGATGAGCTCCAGCCCGTTGATATCGGGCATGTTGATGTCGGTCACGATGAGGTCGAACCGGCGGGAGGGAAGGGCCTTGAGCGCCTCGAAGCCGTTGGCGGCCTCCACGACGAAGAAACCGCCTGCCTCCTCAAGGGAGACGCGCATCATCGAGCGGATCGCCTTGGAGTCCTCGACGATCAGAACGTTCCTCATCTTCTCTCCTTTTGAAGCTCGGCGATCCGTTTTTCGAGCAGTGCTTTTTCGAGCGCCATGCCCGCCTGGTTCATGAAGATCTCGAGCGTATCGACGCCCTTGATCGGCCTTCGTTCCGGGATGTTGTCGCCGTAGACGACGAGGGCGACCTTTCCGTCCACGACGAGCGGGATGGCAAGCACCTGATCGGGCATCACACCGCCCAACTCGTTCACGAGGTACTTGTTGCTCTCATTCTGCTCGATCTGCCCCTGGTAGGTGCGGCGGTTTTCGATCACGGTAAGAAACAGGGAGGGCTGGTTCAGCGGGATCCTGATATTGCGGACCACCTGGTCCGGAGACTGGCCCGTAAGCTCGATGCCGAACTGGCCGAGGCCTCGCACTTCGTCCTTCTTCACCATGAACAGGATCGCCCGGTTCACCACTTCGCTCGCGTACCGAAGAATGAGGAGGGTCACCTCCGCCGTGGCCGTTGGGAACCGCAGCTCATCGAACATGGACTTGAGGGTGGAGATCTCTTTTTGCGGCGTTTCCGTCTCGATGCGGGCGCGGAACTCCTCCCTGGCAGGTTCATAGGAGAGAGGGGATGGTGTTAGGGGCGGGGGGGATGCGCCGTGCACCTTGGGCGGGGGCGCGGGCCGGGTCGTGCCCTTTCGCCTCTCGTCGAGTATCCGTGTGCCTTCCATCAGGAGGTACTCGGCGCTGATGCCGTGCTTCAGCAGGAATTCCTGCGTATCGATCTCGATCTTGTCCTTCGGGGCTATCTCGCCGAGCTCAAAGTTGAAAAAACCTTCCTCCCAGGCAAGCAGGTCATAGATGATCTCCTCGATCTGCTTCCGCACAACGGCTTCGAGCGTCTGGGCGGTCACGGCCCCCATGTCCTGGAGGATCATGCCCAGGGGCTTGTCTGCCTCCCGCCGCTGCACGGAGAGCGCCTGTGAGAGGGCGGTCTCGGAAAGCATGCCCTGGGAAACGAGCATATTGCCGAGAGAATCACGAATGCTGTCGCTCGCGGCCTGGATCACCTGACCGTTCTTGAACACGACCATGCCGGTGCCCTTGCGGCTGCGCACGATGAGCGTGCCTGTTTTTTTACTCAGACTGATAATCTGGAAGATATCGGGTAGCGCAAGGTCTTCCAGCCTGCCCACAAGACTCATGAAATCTCCTGCTCCGAATTGTCATCCGATTATATCAATTTGAATGAAAAAAGCAACGGTTTAATAATCGGTTAGGCGGCGGGACCGCTGGTGGCAGGGAATACCTTTGTTGCAGAGTCGTTGATGCTTTTTGATTACTGTCTGCCGTACTTCCCGGCCGTTATTCCGGCAGATGCCAGACCCTGCCAGGTGAGGGGACGGATTGGTGGGACAGCCGCGATTTCGATGCGCTTGAGCCCCTCATGAGCTCCGGTAGTTCTCGAATTGCAGTTCGATCCCGAAATCCTTTCCCTTGAGGAGCTGGATAGCTGTCTGCAGATCATCCCTGCTTTTGCCCGATACGCGGACCTGGTCGGCCTGGATCGCCGCCTGAACCTTCATCTTCGAGTCTTTGATGGCTTTTACGATCTCCTTTGCCTTGTCAGTCGGGATGCCCTGCTGCAGGCCGAGCCGCTGGCGGACGGTTCCTGCGAGGGCCGACTCCATCTTGCCAAAGGAAAGGTTCTTGACCGGCACACCCCGCTTGACAAGCTTCGTCTGCAGGATGTCGACCACACTTTTCAGTTTGTACTCATCGTCCGATACAATCACGAGGGCATCTTTCTCCTGGGTTATGTTCGACTTGCTGCCCTTGAAGTCGAACCGCTGCCCGATCTCCTTCATCGCCTGGCTCACGG contains:
- a CDS encoding AAA family ATPase; translation: MYEEFYGLKEKPFNKTPDPRFLFQGAKHAEALARMQLAVDEQDIVLLTGEIGSGKTTLSRALIDWMDRSYHPVLIINPRLSPSQLLQMVALRLGIEDAGRQRHGLLEAINAKLFELFEAGKRTVLIIDEAQLIPGKATFEELRLLTNFQLDDRNLLALVLIGQTELRDRLDRRPYRALRQRVAMQFHLGPLEAQETREYVAHRLRVAGREARLFDEGALELLFRESGGVPRRINIIAGNALLEGFGRGVEIIGPEIIESVVRDQ
- a CDS encoding MtrB/PioB family outer membrane beta-barrel protein — its product is MKKIIYSIAFLMLWASPLLAQQAPEEKATETKLEVPPEFRVGAGWYGVDQNGNTKAGEYDHLKSSPAGGFDMEWDPLPQRFLLESYFLNNKDYFGEVNYAFGDLVLINGLTRGLFHNLDHYSFGADDLSTPSPSFTDLNPFDLYGVESQLRRGSVRFKTPDFPLHLYVEAVTLDKEGLVQQRFLTLGGLNKVSESRPIDWNTSEYRVGLNSHLGPVEADYSHTEMKLAVLDQKFLTDADAGGPHNLVPDLKSSTDTVKLHTSYSGRLVLSGTYSNGDHQNEDSSAKAKFTNAAGDLMFMPVTSVILTVKYRHYDTEVTNPAVFNTATGITPIDVRQSISSTRDTVSGVVRYRATDRLTLRGEYVGDKTDRTNTNIDGSTNPAFWDLPQSTTKNTAKINVTYRIMNKLSFRADVSETKVDNPAYATDPDKAHGARTVLTWTPTPKFNTMLSYSLVRETRDNLSAPLGGGTRDAKRDQGLASATVMLGNRSSLTASYGLYKNDVNQTITLTDGTSGALTTEPGVPYNDASQMGSLTLTVAPSEGLNLIGSASRSYSRGNFVIAGANGVTNVSGISELSDMKVVDSLYSIGAEMQLTRLASCEIRYQYRHYDDKVDNSQDGTVKLTLATLSMKW
- a CDS encoding DmsE family decaheme c-type cytochrome; the protein is MEQFILWRKWLAVVALGAFFVAGCAALKESRPLLPIKEYEKMIVGRLDADYIGTDNCLKACHEHDKRRRDFDLSTMGAQLSRESGLPLVNCESCHGPGSLAVEQLTPQKLAADAQVGKKTPCDFKTLVDIKNLPAPAKSLICLKCHAANATFNLHNWNASTHAVNDISCSDCHRIHGSHNLKVKPRDVAEMCERCHRDVEASFSLPNHHPVPEKKVFCTDCHDPHGGSGEKNLRRDTVKDTCTQCHAEKAGPFVYEHADLNDDCRTCHLPHGSVNNNLLTAREPFLCLQCHPTHPISGATTAEQKRAYYTRCTDCHSQIHGTDTPSATGQGTFVR
- a CDS encoding ABC transporter substrate-binding protein — its product is MKPQQWLLSAILALVASTASAADKTVGVIMTGNLGFYQEVHKAFAGTLGKEGFDHRKVDTLLQMPSPDPLSWTNAARKMAVAEVNVIVAYGAPAAISALKETKSIPIVYAGVYDPQAIGVAARNVTGISCKVPMTSLLKYLRKMMPFTKLAVVYNENEPDSVRQADELTQLEGQYGYQSVRMPIKKPDDARKLVFAGKADVVFITMSSAVNEALEGIVKSAHASKIPTVSQTGGSSEKGVILSLAPSPVEQGEAAGRIAARLLRGESPASIPPEVPKLVELVLNLKEANALGIKVPMDLITDATRIIK
- a CDS encoding chemotaxis protein CheW, whose protein sequence is MDILAARKKAAERARASTVKEQAAETAPAAPGVNEDLSQHGQPEQAVEALPAAAVPEDTSPAGEEAEAGPPPEPVAEEQQEQELEMLSFRLGDEHYAVMVDDVKEVLKSRDLTPVPNAPNYVLGVTALRGAVLPVIALSKRLGLPASARDEKSRILVVSVTDEDAGLIVDRVSGVVKIHPEAIRPVPETIEHGAEYLKGIARKDDKLYILLDVERALGT